A stretch of Deltaproteobacteria bacterium DNA encodes these proteins:
- the glmS gene encoding glutamine--fructose-6-phosphate transaminase (isomerizing), giving the protein MCGIVGYIGDRNAQDVIIDGLKRLEYRGYDSAGIAIIHDKKIDLKRSEGKLENLAKKAAKKPAAGHVGIGHTRWATHGRPSEENAHPHVEGGVAVVHNGIIENYLSLREELKKAGSTFKSETDTEIIAHLVNAEVERGKDLETAVRDAIKRLKGAYAIAVISKNDPSKIVGAKQDCPLVVGLGEGEAILSSDITAILSTTRKAIFLEDGEVVVITKDSIDVTTVDGKEVAKKPRTIDWSPVMAEKEGYRHFMLKEIHEQPRAVTDTFRGLLMEEKGDVFLNEFSIDLKKVSRVCMIACGTSWHAAMAGKYMLEEMARIPCEVDLASEFRYRSPIIGKDTLVIAVSQSGETADTLAAVKEVKRKGAQVLAVVNVIESAIAREATWTFYTHAGPEIGVASTKSFTTQLTALFTIALFIARRNETIKQQAATELIKELLKIPHKIETALASEKHIEDIAKKYFHARDFLYLGRGVNFPMALEGALKLKEISYIHAEGYAAGEMKHGPIALIDEEMPVVVIAPHDAHYPKMLGNIEEVKARGGRVIALINDGDKEVSTKADDVIIVPSAPHHLTPILMSVPLQLLAYHIAVQKGTDVDQPRNLAKSVTVE; this is encoded by the coding sequence ATGTGCGGCATAGTCGGATACATCGGCGATAGAAACGCCCAGGACGTAATCATCGACGGACTAAAGCGCCTCGAGTACCGCGGCTACGACTCCGCCGGCATAGCAATCATTCATGACAAGAAAATCGATTTAAAACGCAGCGAAGGAAAGCTCGAAAACCTTGCCAAAAAAGCCGCGAAAAAACCCGCCGCAGGACATGTCGGCATCGGGCACACCAGATGGGCAACGCACGGCCGCCCGAGCGAGGAAAACGCGCACCCGCACGTAGAGGGCGGCGTTGCGGTCGTGCATAACGGAATCATAGAAAACTACCTAAGCCTCAGAGAAGAACTAAAAAAGGCCGGCTCCACCTTCAAGAGCGAGACAGACACGGAAATAATAGCGCACCTCGTAAACGCCGAAGTAGAGCGCGGCAAGGACCTGGAAACCGCCGTACGGGACGCGATAAAACGCCTGAAGGGCGCGTACGCCATAGCCGTAATATCGAAGAACGACCCGTCGAAAATAGTCGGCGCCAAACAGGACTGCCCTCTTGTCGTGGGCCTTGGAGAAGGCGAGGCAATACTTTCTTCCGACATAACGGCAATCCTCTCGACAACGAGAAAGGCCATATTCCTCGAGGACGGCGAGGTCGTTGTAATCACGAAGGACAGTATCGATGTGACGACAGTCGACGGTAAAGAAGTCGCGAAAAAGCCCCGCACAATCGACTGGAGCCCGGTGATGGCCGAAAAAGAAGGCTACCGCCACTTCATGCTAAAGGAAATACACGAGCAGCCGAGAGCCGTTACCGACACATTCCGCGGCCTTCTCATGGAGGAAAAGGGCGACGTATTCTTAAACGAATTCTCCATAGACCTTAAAAAAGTAAGCCGCGTGTGCATGATAGCCTGCGGCACGTCGTGGCACGCCGCAATGGCAGGGAAATACATGCTCGAAGAAATGGCGCGTATTCCCTGCGAAGTGGACCTTGCAAGCGAATTCCGCTACAGGTCCCCTATAATAGGCAAAGACACTCTCGTCATAGCGGTATCGCAGTCGGGCGAGACCGCGGACACGCTCGCTGCCGTAAAAGAAGTAAAGAGAAAAGGCGCGCAGGTGCTTGCGGTCGTAAACGTCATCGAGAGCGCGATTGCGAGAGAAGCAACCTGGACCTTCTACACGCACGCCGGCCCTGAAATCGGGGTGGCATCGACCAAGTCGTTTACAACACAGCTTACCGCGCTATTTACCATAGCTCTTTTTATCGCCAGGAGAAACGAAACGATAAAGCAGCAGGCGGCAACGGAGCTCATTAAGGAACTTCTAAAAATCCCGCACAAGATAGAGACGGCCCTTGCCTCTGAAAAACACATCGAGGACATAGCCAAAAAGTACTTCCACGCGCGCGATTTTCTCTACCTCGGCAGAGGAGTTAACTTCCCGATGGCGCTCGAGGGCGCGCTAAAGCTAAAGGAAATCTCCTACATCCACGCCGAAGGCTACGCCGCCGGAGAGATGAAACACGGCCCAATCGCGCTCATAGACGAAGAGATGCCGGTAGTGGTGATTGCCCCGCACGACGCGCACTACCCGAAGATGCTTGGCAATATAGAAGAAGTAAAGGCCCGGGGCGGACGCGTAATCGCCCTCATAAACGACGGCGACAAGGAAGTATCGACAAAGGCCGACGACGTAATAATAGTTCCTTCGGCCCCGCACCACTTAACGCCAATACTTATGAGCGTACCGCTGCAGCTCCTTGCCTACCATATAGCAGTACAAAAAGGCACGGACGTTGACCAGCCGCGTAACCTCGCAAAAAGCGTGACCGTAGAGTAA
- the plsY gene encoding glycerol-3-phosphate 1-O-acyltransferase PlsY yields MEPTPVIIAAFAIFAYLLGSIPFGLVVVKMLGGVDPRTSGSGNIGATNVGRTSGKKAGILTLLFDAMKGALPPLIAKLTVNDPTTIAIAALAAFLGHLYPVYLRFKGGKGVATACGAMAAVAPIPLGIGAVTFAVLLATTRYVSAGSMGAAMANAAALYVLGYDTPYAVLGAVMAVLIIVKHRENIKRLMNNSENKFGAGKKA; encoded by the coding sequence ATGGAACCAACCCCAGTTATAATAGCGGCATTCGCTATATTTGCCTACCTGCTCGGCTCAATCCCCTTTGGCCTTGTTGTGGTAAAAATGCTTGGCGGAGTTGACCCGAGAACCTCCGGAAGCGGCAACATCGGCGCAACAAACGTCGGCAGGACGTCAGGCAAAAAAGCCGGAATCCTTACCCTTCTCTTCGATGCGATGAAAGGCGCGCTGCCGCCGCTTATAGCCAAGCTCACTGTAAACGACCCTACGACAATAGCCATAGCTGCCTTGGCGGCCTTTCTTGGCCATCTGTACCCCGTATACCTGCGCTTTAAGGGCGGCAAAGGGGTTGCAACCGCCTGCGGAGCAATGGCAGCGGTAGCGCCAATACCGCTTGGCATAGGAGCCGTTACATTCGCCGTGCTCCTCGCTACGACAAGGTACGTGTCCGCAGGCTCCATGGGAGCGGCAATGGCAAATGCAGCGGCGCTCTACGTGCTTGGCTACGACACCCCATACGCAGTACTTGGCGCGGTAATGGCAGTGCTCATAATAGTCAAACACAGGGAAAACATAAAGCGCCTGATGAACAACTCGGAGAACAAATTCGGCGCAGGCAAAAAAGCCTGA
- a CDS encoding NAD-dependent deacetylase: MTAEESILKAAKAIKDANALLIAAGAGMGVDSGLPDFRGDEGFWKAYPPLKHLGISFVDMANPAWFRTKPRMAWAFYGHRFFLYCSTVPHEGFSILKRWSESKEHGAFVFTSNVDGQFEKAGFGGNLIYECHGSINHLQCLSPCSDDIWKAADLDFDVDLSDMTIEGAMPRCKRCEEIARPNVLMFGDCSWVADRTDGQRVRLDNWLGEVDGKKLVIIECGAGTAVPTVRMNSEAIQRSSGATLVRINTRESFGPAGTISIPTGALEGIRLIDKAMKQL, from the coding sequence ATGACAGCGGAAGAATCCATTCTAAAGGCGGCAAAAGCAATCAAGGACGCTAATGCGCTTCTCATAGCAGCAGGCGCAGGCATGGGTGTGGATTCCGGATTGCCTGATTTTCGAGGAGATGAAGGGTTCTGGAAGGCGTACCCGCCGCTAAAGCACCTTGGCATATCGTTTGTCGACATGGCAAACCCGGCATGGTTTCGCACAAAGCCCAGAATGGCGTGGGCCTTCTACGGCCACCGGTTCTTTCTCTATTGCTCGACCGTGCCGCATGAAGGGTTCTCGATACTTAAAAGATGGAGCGAGAGTAAAGAGCACGGCGCGTTCGTGTTTACATCGAACGTGGACGGACAGTTTGAAAAGGCAGGGTTTGGCGGTAATTTAATTTATGAGTGCCACGGCTCGATAAACCACCTTCAGTGCCTTTCTCCGTGCAGCGACGATATCTGGAAGGCAGCGGACCTTGACTTTGATGTTGATTTGTCCGATATGACAATCGAAGGCGCTATGCCGCGCTGCAAAAGGTGCGAGGAGATAGCAAGGCCAAATGTTTTGATGTTTGGCGACTGCTCATGGGTCGCGGACAGGACAGACGGGCAAAGAGTAAGGCTCGATAACTGGCTTGGCGAAGTAGACGGTAAAAAGCTCGTAATCATCGAATGCGGCGCAGGCACGGCAGTGCCGACCGTACGAATGAACTCCGAGGCAATACAAAGGAGCAGTGGCGCAACCCTTGTCCGCATAAATACGCGAGAGTCTTTTGGTCCGGCAGGCACTATTTCCATTCCAACTGGCGCGCTTGAAGGCATACGTCTCATAGATAAAGCAATGAAACAGCTTTAA
- a CDS encoding ABC transporter ATP-binding protein, protein MANFSNKGKVFEARGLTKVYKMGEVEVRALRGVDVDIFSGQLVVLLGPSGSGKSTLLNILGGLDVPTSGTVNYMGKDITHATDKELTEYRRFHVGFVFQFYNLIPSLTALENVAAVTEIAARPMKPDDALKIVGLGERLNHFPSQLSGGEQQRVAIARAIAKNPAVLLCDEPTGALDSQTGTVVLDALERVNRELGTATVIITHNAPIAAMGDTIIRLGDGLITEVSENKHKLAPHDIRW, encoded by the coding sequence ATGGCTAACTTTTCGAACAAAGGCAAGGTATTCGAAGCAAGAGGGCTCACCAAGGTCTACAAGATGGGCGAGGTCGAGGTGCGCGCGCTCCGAGGCGTTGACGTGGACATCTTTAGCGGCCAGCTCGTAGTGCTGCTTGGCCCGTCCGGGAGCGGCAAGTCAACGCTCCTCAATATACTTGGCGGCCTCGACGTGCCGACATCCGGCACGGTCAACTACATGGGTAAAGACATCACGCACGCAACGGATAAGGAACTCACCGAATACCGCCGTTTTCACGTCGGGTTCGTTTTTCAGTTCTACAACCTGATACCGAGCCTTACGGCACTCGAGAATGTCGCTGCTGTTACCGAGATCGCCGCCCGCCCAATGAAGCCCGATGATGCGTTAAAGATAGTCGGCCTTGGCGAAAGGCTAAACCATTTCCCTTCACAGCTCTCGGGCGGAGAGCAGCAGCGCGTTGCAATAGCAAGGGCCATTGCCAAGAACCCTGCAGTGCTTCTTTGCGACGAGCCAACCGGGGCGCTCGATTCCCAGACCGGCACGGTCGTGCTCGATGCCCTCGAGAGAGTAAACCGTGAGCTTGGCACTGCAACGGTCATCATAACTCACAACGCGCCGATTGCGGCCATGGGCGATACCATCATACGCCTTGGCGACGGCCTCATAACAGAGGTATCGGAGAATAAGCACAAGCTTGCCCCCCACGACATACGGTGGTAA
- a CDS encoding ABC transporter permease gives MRITPLDRKLLRNLYSMKSQIVAIAFVMAAGVATFVMSLSTLDSLEKTQAVYYEEHRFGDVFASLKRAPNGLKARIAAIPGVDAIDARIVAAARLTLEGFKEPITGRFVSLPETGEPALNMPYIRSGRYIDTSKDNEVLVSEAFADAHKIGAGAKISAVINGRMKEFIVTGVAISPEYTLQLAPGAVMPDFKRYAILWTAETPLSTAYDMRGSFNDLTVKLKKGASSEDVIAALDKELDRYGAFGAYARKDQISHRYLSEEFRQLKNIATVFPVVFLSVAAFLLNIVTRRLIATQREEIAILKAFGYSNIAIAAHYAKFVGVIMLIGAVFGIALGAWLGRGLSNLYMTFYHFPFLKYAITPPIGAGAVVISAIAAFTGTLFAVRAAVALPPAEAMRPEPPPTYRPTMIERVGLQKYFYQTTRMVLRHIERRPLKAALSVLGISLACGIVIMGRFFNNSVDTMMDFHFNLSDRSDMTITYFEPASVNSVYEIAALDGVKHIEPFRIIPVEIRAGHVSYKTAINGYAPDSTLSKLLNAENRPIPMPPDGVMLTNYLAEKLGVKDGDAVEVEILEGNRPKRTVIVSGLVNQYIGVAGYMNIDALNRLAEEGHVISGVNMLIDEGKQEALYAKLNAMPRIAAIGLKKEALKNFNDNMADQAMTFTLINTAFAMVIAFGVVYNTARISLSENEREMASLRVLGFTKLEISYILLGELTLITLMAIPVGFGVGYWFSYNMAELMQNDLYRIPIVLYKKSYAFAAMVVLVSACFSALIVQRRLSSLDLVAVLKAKE, from the coding sequence ATGCGCATAACGCCGCTCGATAGAAAACTTCTAAGGAACCTCTACTCCATGAAGTCGCAGATAGTGGCCATAGCATTTGTCATGGCCGCAGGGGTGGCGACCTTCGTGATGTCGCTTAGCACGCTCGACTCCCTTGAAAAGACCCAGGCCGTTTACTACGAAGAACACCGCTTTGGCGACGTGTTCGCGTCATTAAAGCGCGCCCCAAACGGCCTCAAGGCGCGTATTGCCGCAATCCCCGGCGTCGACGCCATAGACGCGAGAATAGTGGCTGCGGCAAGGCTTACTCTCGAAGGATTCAAAGAGCCCATAACAGGCCGCTTCGTATCCCTTCCCGAGACCGGAGAACCCGCCCTTAACATGCCCTATATCAGAAGCGGCAGATATATAGACACGTCCAAAGACAACGAAGTGCTCGTAAGCGAGGCCTTTGCCGACGCGCATAAAATAGGCGCCGGAGCAAAAATAAGCGCCGTGATAAACGGCCGCATGAAAGAGTTCATCGTAACGGGCGTTGCCATCTCCCCTGAGTACACGCTTCAACTCGCGCCCGGGGCCGTTATGCCGGATTTCAAACGCTACGCCATACTCTGGACGGCAGAGACGCCGCTCTCGACCGCATACGACATGCGTGGCTCCTTTAACGATCTTACCGTAAAGCTCAAAAAGGGCGCTTCTTCGGAGGACGTGATAGCGGCCTTGGATAAGGAACTCGACCGCTACGGCGCATTCGGCGCGTACGCGAGAAAAGACCAGATCTCGCACCGCTACCTTAGCGAGGAATTTCGCCAGCTAAAAAACATAGCTACAGTATTCCCCGTGGTATTTCTTTCTGTCGCGGCATTTCTTTTAAACATTGTCACAAGAAGGCTCATTGCAACGCAAAGAGAGGAAATAGCCATACTAAAGGCATTCGGGTACTCGAATATCGCCATCGCAGCGCACTATGCCAAGTTCGTCGGCGTGATAATGCTCATCGGCGCGGTCTTCGGCATAGCCCTTGGCGCGTGGCTTGGGCGCGGACTTAGCAACCTGTACATGACGTTCTACCATTTTCCGTTCCTCAAGTACGCAATAACGCCGCCAATCGGCGCAGGCGCCGTCGTAATAAGCGCGATAGCGGCCTTTACCGGAACGCTCTTTGCCGTGCGCGCAGCAGTAGCGCTTCCACCTGCTGAGGCCATGAGACCCGAGCCGCCGCCGACATACAGACCAACGATGATAGAGCGCGTGGGGCTGCAAAAATATTTCTACCAGACAACGCGCATGGTGCTTCGCCACATCGAGAGAAGGCCCCTTAAGGCCGCGCTCTCGGTGCTTGGCATCTCTCTTGCCTGCGGCATAGTCATAATGGGCCGCTTCTTTAACAACTCGGTAGACACGATGATGGATTTTCACTTCAACCTCTCGGACAGAAGCGACATGACGATTACGTACTTCGAGCCCGCCTCGGTCAATTCCGTCTACGAGATAGCCGCGCTCGACGGCGTAAAGCACATCGAGCCGTTTAGGATAATACCGGTTGAGATACGCGCCGGACACGTAAGCTACAAAACGGCGATAAACGGCTACGCGCCGGACTCAACACTTTCTAAACTCCTAAACGCCGAGAACCGCCCGATACCGATGCCTCCGGACGGGGTAATGCTTACGAACTACCTGGCCGAAAAACTCGGCGTAAAGGACGGCGACGCGGTGGAGGTAGAGATACTCGAAGGAAACCGCCCGAAAAGGACGGTCATTGTAAGCGGCCTCGTAAACCAGTACATCGGGGTAGCAGGGTACATGAACATCGACGCGCTAAACCGCCTTGCAGAGGAAGGCCACGTCATATCGGGCGTGAACATGCTGATAGACGAAGGCAAGCAGGAAGCGCTTTACGCAAAACTAAACGCCATGCCGCGCATAGCAGCCATAGGGCTTAAAAAAGAGGCGCTAAAGAACTTCAACGACAACATGGCCGACCAGGCGATGACCTTCACCCTCATCAACACGGCATTCGCAATGGTCATAGCCTTCGGCGTTGTGTACAACACGGCAAGGATATCCCTATCGGAAAACGAGCGTGAGATGGCGAGCCTAAGAGTGCTCGGCTTTACAAAGCTCGAGATTTCCTATATCCTACTTGGAGAGCTTACGCTCATAACGCTTATGGCCATACCGGTGGGGTTTGGCGTGGGCTACTGGTTCTCGTACAACATGGCCGAGCTCATGCAAAACGACCTGTACAGGATCCCCATCGTGCTCTACAAGAAGAGTTACGCATTCGCTGCAATGGTGGTGCTCGTATCGGCGTGCTTCTCGGCGCTGATAGTGCAGAGAAGACTCAGTTCGCTCGACCTCGTTGCCGTATTGAAGGCAAAGGAATAA
- a CDS encoding efflux RND transporter periplasmic adaptor subunit has protein sequence MQKKRLYTYIGAAVALILILVYGFMPRSVPVEVAEVSRGPLKVTIVEEGITRVRERYTMSAPSAGYLQRVLLKAGDAVKKGDTLATLEPLKPRALDARSRAEAEARLKSAEAALKSATEKASAIETSFNKAASDFERMKKLHKEDLASESDFENAESLYKRLMAEKKSATYEVDAVKGELEAAKAVLYTKANNGKAATELKLRAPSDGRVLKIFLESEGPVTEAQPIIEIGDTSSLEVSTDVLSEESVKIKPGMPVIFDHWGGVPLVGKVRVVEPGGFTKISALGVEEQRVNIISDITSPAETWQSLGDGYRVETSFVTWEGKNILQLPSSAIFRHENEEAVFVYEKGKARLRAVKTGHTNGLFAEALSGINEGERVIRHPSDKVFDGAPVKQR, from the coding sequence ATGCAGAAGAAACGGCTCTACACATACATCGGCGCGGCGGTTGCGCTGATATTAATCCTCGTCTACGGCTTCATGCCGCGCTCCGTGCCCGTCGAGGTAGCCGAGGTCTCGCGCGGCCCGCTAAAGGTTACTATCGTAGAAGAGGGCATAACGCGCGTAAGGGAGCGCTACACCATGTCCGCGCCAAGCGCCGGGTACCTGCAGCGCGTCCTGCTCAAGGCCGGAGACGCCGTTAAAAAAGGCGACACCCTCGCAACCCTCGAGCCTCTAAAGCCCAGGGCCCTTGACGCAAGGAGCAGGGCCGAAGCAGAGGCGCGGCTAAAAAGCGCCGAGGCCGCGCTAAAAAGCGCAACCGAAAAGGCCTCTGCCATAGAAACTTCCTTTAACAAGGCGGCAAGCGACTTTGAAAGGATGAAAAAGCTCCACAAGGAAGACCTCGCCTCGGAGAGCGACTTCGAGAACGCCGAGAGCCTTTATAAGCGGCTTATGGCAGAAAAGAAATCGGCTACATACGAAGTCGACGCGGTAAAGGGCGAACTCGAGGCTGCCAAGGCCGTGCTCTATACAAAAGCGAACAACGGCAAAGCGGCAACAGAGCTTAAGCTTCGCGCGCCGTCGGACGGCCGCGTTCTAAAAATATTTCTTGAAAGCGAGGGCCCTGTCACCGAGGCGCAGCCAATCATCGAGATAGGCGACACATCCTCGCTCGAGGTCTCGACCGACGTATTATCGGAAGAGTCGGTCAAGATAAAGCCGGGCATGCCTGTCATCTTCGACCACTGGGGCGGCGTGCCGCTTGTAGGCAAGGTGCGAGTCGTGGAGCCCGGAGGATTTACGAAGATATCGGCGCTCGGTGTCGAGGAACAGCGCGTTAACATCATATCCGACATCACATCGCCGGCCGAGACATGGCAGAGCCTTGGCGACGGCTACCGCGTGGAGACGTCTTTTGTCACGTGGGAGGGTAAAAACATACTGCAACTGCCCTCCAGCGCGATATTCAGACACGAAAACGAAGAAGCGGTATTTGTCTACGAAAAAGGAAAGGCCAGGCTGAGGGCCGTCAAGACCGGGCACACTAACGGGCTCTTTGCCGAAGCGCTTTCCGGAATAAACGAAGGAGAAAGAGTAATACGGCATCCATCGGATAAAGTATTCGACGGAGCGCCTGTCAAACAAAGATGA
- a CDS encoding heavy metal translocating P-type ATPase: MPVDPVCKMTVKEESAAGKSVYLGVTYYFCNPNCKKKFDAAPESYISPEKEVSHEKAVPGRAVASSVDIPVGNMSCAGCAAKIEKKLLSIDGILKASVNFASEKASVEYDPARVKVSGIAAAIEGLGYRAAASHITFPVSGISCASCVDKIERALKSLDGVIEASVNFSTERASVDYVASLVAFGDMAAAVKAAGYEAAFEKESRGEDALEREERVRKEAYAVLRKKLIVGAALAVPVFLIANIEMFIGKGHQSSLSAFIQFVLATPVQFWCGLQFYKGAIASARRYSTDMNTLVAVGTSAAYFYSIAIMLVPSFFTVGGAMPAVYFDTSAAIIVLILFGRLLEARAKGSASEAIKKLMAMRAKTARVVRGGVEADIAVEDVIVGDIIIVRPGEKIPTDGVVVDGYSAVDESMISGESMPIEKNPGDAVIGSTVNKTGSFRFRATKVGRDTALMQIVRMVEDAQGSKPPIARLADKIASYFVPAVIAVASVTFVIWLVFGPEPAFNFALLNFVSVLIVACPCALGLATPTSIMVGTGKGAELGILIRDAEALENAHKVTTVVFDKTGTLTKGRPELKEVIAFAPFEEKDALFYAASAERVSEHPLGEAIVAMARERGIELAEATNFSAVSGLGIKATVGSKAVIFGNLRFMKEEGLDVSSFEDIIDRFAKRGETVMCLGVDARAAAVLAVADTVKDKAKDAVRRLKAMGKTVVMITGDNGRTARAVASELGIDNVLAEVLPKDKALEIRKLKKSGATVAMVGDGINDAVALAEADVGIAIGTGTDVAMEASSITLVGGDLNGIVAAFGLSKKTVANIWQNFFWAFFYNVALIPVAAGVLYPFFGILLNPMLAAAAMALSSVSVVTNALRLKRFTVA, translated from the coding sequence ATGCCCGTTGATCCTGTTTGCAAGATGACAGTTAAGGAAGAGAGCGCGGCAGGTAAAAGCGTTTACCTTGGCGTTACGTACTATTTTTGCAATCCTAATTGCAAAAAGAAGTTCGATGCCGCGCCGGAGTCTTATATAAGCCCTGAAAAAGAGGTGTCTCATGAAAAGGCCGTGCCCGGCAGGGCCGTGGCATCTTCAGTTGATATACCTGTTGGCAACATGAGCTGTGCCGGATGCGCGGCAAAGATAGAGAAAAAACTTCTTTCAATAGACGGCATTCTAAAGGCTTCTGTAAATTTTGCCTCTGAAAAGGCAAGCGTTGAGTACGACCCGGCGCGGGTAAAGGTCTCGGGCATTGCTGCTGCAATAGAGGGGCTTGGGTACAGGGCCGCTGCATCGCACATAACATTCCCGGTATCCGGCATAAGCTGCGCCTCGTGTGTGGATAAGATAGAGCGGGCGTTAAAGTCCCTTGACGGCGTTATAGAGGCTTCGGTGAACTTCTCAACTGAAAGGGCCTCTGTTGATTATGTTGCCTCGCTTGTTGCTTTTGGCGATATGGCCGCTGCAGTAAAGGCGGCAGGGTATGAGGCTGCCTTTGAAAAGGAAAGTAGAGGCGAGGACGCGCTCGAGAGAGAGGAGCGCGTAAGGAAAGAGGCTTATGCTGTTTTAAGGAAAAAGCTTATTGTCGGCGCAGCGCTTGCCGTGCCTGTTTTCTTGATCGCAAATATAGAGATGTTTATTGGCAAGGGGCATCAGTCGTCGCTATCTGCCTTTATACAGTTTGTTTTGGCGACTCCTGTGCAGTTCTGGTGCGGCCTGCAGTTCTATAAAGGGGCCATAGCCTCTGCGCGCCGGTATTCGACCGATATGAATACGCTCGTGGCTGTTGGCACCTCGGCTGCGTACTTCTACAGCATCGCAATAATGCTTGTGCCTTCGTTTTTTACGGTCGGCGGCGCCATGCCTGCCGTGTACTTCGATACCTCTGCCGCGATAATCGTGTTAATCCTCTTTGGCCGCCTTCTCGAAGCCAGGGCAAAGGGCTCTGCCTCCGAGGCCATAAAGAAGCTCATGGCCATGAGGGCAAAGACAGCGCGCGTTGTGCGCGGCGGCGTTGAGGCCGATATAGCAGTAGAGGACGTTATCGTTGGCGATATTATAATCGTAAGGCCAGGTGAAAAAATTCCCACGGACGGCGTTGTAGTCGACGGCTATTCCGCAGTAGATGAATCCATGATAAGCGGCGAGAGCATGCCAATTGAGAAAAACCCGGGGGACGCTGTCATAGGCTCAACCGTCAACAAGACAGGTTCCTTCAGGTTCAGGGCAACGAAGGTAGGCCGCGACACAGCGCTCATGCAAATAGTGCGAATGGTAGAGGACGCGCAGGGGAGCAAGCCCCCTATAGCGCGGCTTGCCGATAAAATAGCCTCGTACTTCGTGCCCGCGGTTATTGCCGTTGCTTCCGTTACATTCGTCATATGGCTCGTGTTTGGCCCTGAGCCTGCCTTTAACTTCGCGCTTCTTAATTTCGTAAGTGTTTTGATAGTCGCTTGTCCGTGCGCGCTCGGGCTCGCAACCCCTACGTCCATAATGGTCGGCACCGGAAAAGGCGCGGAGCTTGGCATACTCATCCGCGATGCCGAGGCGCTAGAGAATGCTCACAAGGTGACGACCGTTGTATTTGACAAGACAGGGACCCTTACAAAGGGCAGGCCGGAGCTGAAGGAGGTAATCGCCTTTGCGCCGTTTGAAGAAAAGGACGCGCTCTTTTATGCGGCCTCTGCCGAGCGCGTGAGCGAGCATCCGCTTGGAGAGGCGATAGTGGCCATGGCCAGGGAGAGAGGCATAGAGCTTGCCGAGGCCACGAACTTCTCCGCTGTCTCGGGTCTTGGTATAAAGGCAACGGTTGGTTCAAAGGCAGTTATATTCGGGAACCTGCGCTTTATGAAGGAGGAGGGGCTCGATGTAAGTTCTTTTGAGGATATAATCGATAGGTTTGCTAAGCGCGGGGAGACGGTCATGTGCCTTGGCGTGGATGCGCGTGCTGCTGCCGTGCTTGCCGTTGCCGACACTGTAAAGGACAAAGCGAAAGATGCGGTTAGAAGGCTCAAGGCAATGGGCAAAACGGTCGTGATGATAACCGGAGATAACGGGCGCACGGCAAGGGCCGTTGCCTCCGAGCTTGGCATAGATAACGTTCTTGCCGAGGTGCTTCCAAAGGATAAGGCCTTGGAGATAAGGAAACTTAAAAAATCCGGCGCTACCGTTGCCATGGTCGGCGACGGCATAAACGACGCCGTTGCTCTTGCCGAGGCCGACGTGGGCATCGCCATAGGAACGGGCACGGACGTTGCCATGGAGGCTTCGTCGATTACGCTTGTCGGAGGGGATTTAAACGGCATAGTCGCGGCCTTTGGGCTAAGCAAAAAGACCGTGGCCAACATATGGCAGAACTTTTTCTGGGCGTTTTTTTACAATGTCGCGCTTATCCCGGTCGCTGCCGGCGTGCTCTATCCGTTTTTCGGGATTCTCTTGAACCCCATGCTCGCTGCCGCGGCCATGGCGCTTTCTTCGGTAAGTGTCGTTACAAACGCGTTACGACTAAAGCGCTTCACGGTCGCATAG